The Peribacillus sp. FSL E2-0218 genome contains a region encoding:
- a CDS encoding DNA-3-methyladenine glycosylase: MWTEKLQVQGPYNFDLVLERLSLDPLQVVDFTNRTVKVPLYIEKEPIVLQVQAIGSIDEPFFIIKGHSEAYKSKAIERLKKVFHWHQPLEGVSRHFRESDLSDIFEEHRGTAIVLDFDYYSCLVKCIIHQQLNLSFAHTLTERFVKTFGYQMDGAWFYPTPATTAQLRIEQLRAIQFSGRKAEYVIGLSEQITQGHLQLDVLEKLSDQEVLDTLIKIRGIGRWTAENFLLFGLGRPNLFPKADIGIQNALKILYGLPQKPTQEEMETYSVNWAPYLSYASLYLWRSIEKRSEKK, encoded by the coding sequence GTGTGGACTGAAAAATTACAGGTTCAAGGGCCTTATAATTTCGATCTAGTTCTCGAACGGTTATCGTTAGACCCACTTCAAGTAGTTGATTTTACGAACAGGACGGTAAAAGTTCCGCTTTATATAGAAAAAGAACCTATCGTTTTACAGGTTCAGGCAATCGGAAGCATCGATGAGCCTTTCTTTATCATTAAAGGTCATTCAGAGGCGTACAAGTCTAAAGCAATTGAACGGTTAAAAAAGGTCTTTCATTGGCATCAGCCATTGGAAGGCGTATCCCGGCATTTCCGGGAATCCGATTTGAGTGATATCTTCGAAGAACATCGGGGAACGGCGATTGTTCTGGATTTCGATTACTACAGCTGCCTCGTCAAATGCATCATACATCAGCAATTAAATTTATCCTTTGCCCATACGCTCACGGAACGATTCGTAAAAACCTTTGGTTACCAAATGGATGGTGCCTGGTTCTATCCCACACCGGCGACGACCGCCCAACTTAGGATCGAGCAATTGAGAGCGATTCAGTTCAGCGGGCGAAAAGCGGAATACGTCATCGGCCTTTCCGAGCAAATCACCCAAGGTCATCTCCAACTTGATGTATTGGAAAAGCTATCCGATCAAGAAGTTCTGGATACACTAATAAAAATACGCGGTATCGGCAGATGGACGGCTGAAAACTTTCTGCTTTTCGGACTCGGAAGGCCGAATCTATTTCCTAAAGCTGATATAGGCATTCAAAATGCACTGAAAATTTTATATGGCTTACCGCAAAAGCCGACCCAAGAAGAAATGGAGACCTATAGTGTCAACTGGGCTCCATATCTAAGCTACGCTTCCCTCTATTTATGGAGAAGCATTGAAAAACGGAGTGAAAAGAAATGA
- a CDS encoding SE1561 family protein, which yields MGKSITGKNEQLTYLKERLTMFMEVLDHIEPENTELEDIDRLIGMLDDLEGKVEQFKTREEE from the coding sequence ATGGGAAAATCCATTACAGGTAAAAACGAACAATTAACTTATTTAAAAGAACGCCTCACGATGTTTATGGAGGTTTTGGACCATATCGAACCGGAAAATACGGAATTGGAAGATATAGACCGCTTGATCGGCATGTTAGATGATTTGGAAGGGAAAGTCGAACAATTCAAAACCCGCGAGGAAGAATGA
- a CDS encoding fumarate hydratase encodes MDIQKFQESMYSLIVETSTNLPKDVRRAVKNAKQRENAGTRSALSLDTITNNITMADDNVSPICQDTGLPTFKIKTPVGVNQLEIKKAIRNAIILATKGGKLRPNAVDSLSGENSGDNLGEGLPVMKFDQWEKDYIDVRLILKGGGCENKNIQYSLPMELEGLGKAGRDLDGIRKCVLHSVYQAQGQGCSAGFIGVGIGGDRSSGYDLAKAQLFRSNEDVNPNEDLRKLEEYIMETANELGIGTMGFGGETTLLGCKIGVMHRIPASFFVSVAYNCWAFRRLGVKVNPKTGEINEWLYQEGEKIDFALEAEKAAKEEVAAAVESDVEAPREITLQAPITEEQIRELKVGDVVHITGRMYTGRDAIHKHLSENPAPIDLDGQIIYHCGPVMLKDEEGKWHVKAAGPTTSIREEPYQGDIMKRFGIRAVIGKGGMGPKTLEALSEHGGVYLNAIGGAAQYYADCIKSVEGVNFTEFGIPEAMWHLNVEGFTAVVTMDSHGNSLHKDVQQSSLEKLAQFKEAVFK; translated from the coding sequence TTGGATATTCAAAAATTCCAAGAAAGTATGTACAGCCTTATCGTTGAAACTTCAACGAATCTTCCAAAGGATGTTCGTCGGGCGGTCAAAAACGCTAAGCAGCGTGAAAATGCTGGTACTCGTTCAGCCTTGAGCTTGGATACCATCACCAATAATATTACGATGGCTGACGACAATGTATCTCCGATTTGCCAAGATACAGGTCTGCCGACTTTCAAAATTAAAACTCCAGTTGGCGTGAACCAACTTGAAATAAAAAAAGCGATTCGAAATGCCATCATTTTAGCGACGAAAGGCGGAAAGCTTCGTCCTAACGCCGTTGACTCCCTATCGGGTGAAAATAGCGGGGATAACCTTGGGGAAGGTCTTCCTGTCATGAAATTCGATCAGTGGGAAAAAGACTACATCGATGTCCGCCTGATTTTAAAAGGTGGCGGATGTGAAAATAAAAATATCCAGTACAGTCTTCCTATGGAGCTTGAAGGATTGGGAAAGGCAGGCCGTGACTTGGACGGAATCCGCAAATGTGTCCTGCACTCCGTCTACCAAGCACAAGGACAAGGCTGCAGTGCCGGCTTCATCGGGGTAGGTATCGGGGGGGACCGTTCATCCGGATATGACTTGGCTAAAGCCCAACTTTTCCGCAGTAATGAAGATGTGAATCCGAATGAAGATCTTCGCAAGCTTGAAGAGTACATCATGGAGACAGCCAATGAGTTGGGAATCGGAACGATGGGCTTTGGCGGCGAAACCACGCTGCTAGGCTGTAAAATCGGTGTCATGCACCGTATTCCGGCAAGCTTTTTTGTTTCCGTTGCCTACAATTGCTGGGCATTCCGCCGTTTAGGAGTGAAAGTGAACCCTAAAACAGGTGAAATCAATGAATGGTTATATCAAGAAGGCGAAAAAATCGACTTTGCTCTAGAAGCTGAAAAAGCGGCTAAGGAAGAAGTGGCGGCAGCTGTAGAATCAGACGTTGAAGCTCCACGCGAAATTACCTTACAAGCACCCATAACGGAGGAACAAATTCGTGAATTGAAAGTGGGGGATGTAGTTCATATTACCGGCAGGATGTATACCGGCCGGGATGCCATCCACAAGCACTTATCTGAAAACCCTGCCCCAATTGATCTTGATGGTCAAATCATCTATCATTGTGGACCGGTCATGCTGAAGGATGAGGAAGGTAAATGGCATGTGAAGGCTGCAGGACCGACAACAAGTATTCGCGAAGAACCTTACCAAGGCGATATCATGAAACGATTCGGCATACGTGCCGTTATCGGCAAAGGTGGAATGGGACCAAAAACCCTAGAGGCACTAAGTGAACACGGAGGTGTTTATCTCAACGCAATCGGCGGCGCTGCCCAATATTATGCAGATTGCATCAAATCCGTCGAAGGTGTGAACTTCACCGAATTTGGCATTCCAGAAGCGATGTGGCATCTGAATGTCGAAGGATTCACAGCCGTTGTTACCATGGATTCACATGGAAATAGCCTGCACAAAGATGTTCAGCAATCTTCATTGGAGAAGCTGGCACAATTTAAAGAAGCAGTATTTAAATAA
- the rlmD gene encoding 23S rRNA (uracil(1939)-C(5))-methyltransferase RlmD: MTNIQDTQLEVNQTLPLTIKRLGINGEGVGYFKKKVVFVPGALPGEEIVASVTKVQPNFTEAKIKTIRKESPHRITAPCPVYAECGGCQLQHLSYDQQLVEKRDIVIQAMERHTKLPVSSLNIKETIGMENPWNYRNKSQYQVGQKDGKLIAGLYGLNSHTLIDIPNCLVQHKATNKVTRTVKKILKNLNISIYNERKRKGVIRTVITRVGFETGEVQVVLVTGAEEIPQKDQLLKQIRDQLPEVKSVVQNINNRNTSLIFGEKTIHLAGGKVINETLGDLSYELSARTFFQLNPVQTVRMYDEVKKAAALTGTEKVVDAYCGVGTIGLWLSEEAKEVRGMDVIKESIEDAKKNAKKHKRSNMHYETGKAENILPRWIKEGWKPDILVVDPPRTGCDQALLQTILKAKPKKIVYVSCNPSTLAKDLQELSTIYEVQSIQPVDMFPQTSHVECVSQLILKEGN, from the coding sequence ATGACAAATATTCAAGATACCCAACTGGAAGTGAACCAAACCCTTCCATTGACCATTAAAAGACTTGGCATTAACGGAGAGGGAGTCGGTTATTTTAAAAAGAAGGTCGTCTTCGTCCCAGGAGCCTTGCCAGGTGAGGAAATTGTAGCCTCGGTCACAAAGGTACAGCCAAACTTCACCGAGGCGAAAATTAAAACCATCCGGAAAGAATCACCGCACCGAATCACCGCGCCCTGCCCGGTTTACGCAGAATGCGGCGGCTGTCAATTACAGCATTTAAGCTATGACCAGCAGCTTGTTGAAAAACGCGATATCGTCATTCAAGCGATGGAGCGTCATACGAAACTTCCGGTTTCTTCATTAAATATAAAAGAAACGATCGGCATGGAAAACCCTTGGAATTACCGGAATAAAAGTCAGTACCAGGTCGGTCAAAAAGATGGAAAATTGATTGCGGGCCTATACGGTTTGAATTCCCATACATTGATCGACATCCCGAACTGCCTTGTACAGCATAAGGCAACCAATAAAGTGACACGTACAGTGAAAAAGATCCTGAAAAACCTGAACATCTCGATTTATAACGAAAGAAAAAGAAAGGGCGTAATCCGTACGGTCATCACACGGGTAGGCTTTGAAACTGGCGAGGTGCAGGTCGTCCTTGTGACGGGAGCGGAAGAAATTCCCCAAAAGGATCAGCTGCTTAAACAAATTCGCGATCAGCTTCCTGAAGTGAAATCAGTCGTACAAAACATCAACAACCGAAATACCTCGCTTATATTTGGTGAGAAAACGATTCATCTTGCTGGCGGAAAAGTCATCAACGAAACATTGGGTGACTTATCATACGAACTATCAGCCCGTACCTTCTTCCAGCTTAATCCTGTCCAAACGGTCCGCATGTATGATGAAGTGAAAAAGGCAGCAGCACTGACCGGTACGGAAAAAGTTGTCGATGCCTATTGCGGAGTCGGAACGATCGGACTATGGCTTTCTGAAGAGGCTAAAGAGGTTCGTGGAATGGATGTCATCAAAGAATCGATTGAAGACGCCAAGAAAAATGCAAAAAAACATAAGCGAAGCAACATGCACTACGAAACAGGAAAAGCTGAAAACATCCTGCCTCGCTGGATCAAAGAGGGCTGGAAGCCGGACATACTCGTCGTCGATCCGCCAAGAACAGGCTGCGATCAAGCGCTGCTTCAAACAATTTTGAAGGCAAAACCGAAAAAGATTGTGTACGTTTCCTGCAACCCGTCCACACTGGCAAAGGACCTGCAGGAATTGAGCACCATTTATGAGGTGCAATCCATACAGCCTGTGGACATGTTCCCGCAAACGAGCCATGTGGAGTGTGTCTCGCAACTCATCTTAAAAGAAGGCAACTAA
- the pdaA gene encoding delta-lactam-biosynthetic de-N-acetylase, producing the protein MKKKAMLTVLVCLICSLGSPAFAESYNWGFNKGKNELPADAGKNFNEMLPKYEAIYKGDTTKKDIYLTFDNGYENGYTAQILDVLKKHKAPGAFFVTGHYLKTAPELVVRMANEGHIVGNHSWNHPDMTSVTDDVIRTELERVKKATEKLTGQKEMNYLRPPRGVFNERTMEVAKKEGYYHIFWSLAYKDWIVDQQKGAAFAHDEVLKQIHPGAILLLHTVSKDNADALDSILTDLEKRGYTFSSLDNLMIEKQLPSRMLY; encoded by the coding sequence ATGAAAAAAAAGGCGATGTTAACTGTTCTCGTTTGCTTGATCTGCTCTTTGGGGAGCCCGGCTTTTGCGGAATCCTATAATTGGGGTTTCAATAAAGGGAAAAATGAGCTACCTGCCGATGCAGGAAAAAACTTCAATGAAATGCTGCCTAAATATGAAGCGATTTATAAAGGGGATACAACGAAGAAGGATATATATTTGACGTTCGATAACGGGTATGAAAATGGTTATACGGCACAGATTCTGGATGTTCTGAAGAAACATAAGGCGCCTGGGGCTTTTTTCGTTACGGGACATTATTTGAAAACGGCGCCTGAGCTAGTTGTAAGGATGGCAAATGAAGGTCATATCGTCGGGAACCATTCCTGGAACCACCCTGATATGACGAGCGTCACGGACGATGTGATCCGCACCGAGCTGGAGCGGGTTAAAAAAGCGACGGAGAAGTTAACGGGGCAAAAGGAAATGAATTATTTGCGTCCTCCTCGAGGGGTGTTCAATGAAAGAACGATGGAGGTCGCCAAGAAGGAAGGGTATTACCACATTTTTTGGTCGCTTGCCTATAAAGACTGGATCGTAGACCAGCAGAAGGGAGCGGCTTTCGCTCATGATGAAGTGCTGAAGCAGATTCATCCAGGTGCCATTTTATTGCTCCATACAGTTTCCAAAGATAATGCGGACGCACTGGACTCAATTTTGACGGATCTTGAAAAGCGAGGGTATACTTTCAGCAGTCTGGATAATTTGATGATTGAAAAACAATTGCCAAGCAGAATGCTGTATTAA